GCGTTTTGCCCGCTGTCTGAAAAAACGGCAGCCTTTTTTGGTTTCACTATCTAATACGGAACTTTTGGAAATTTGCCAAAAATGGGCGCAAAAAAAGCAGCAAATCTTTTTCGGATTTACTGCTTCGTGTGCCGCTGCGGGGCGGCGGGATATTCAGTTTTTATGTTATCGGTCCAGCCGGAACTTGAACAGGCTTTCAATCAGCTTTGTTCTAATGTAGTCCTCCATATCAGAATTATAATAGCCGTTCATTTTGGAGAAATAGCGGATATATCCGGCATATCGGTCAAGGACAGTTTGTATCGCTATGGGGTCGCCTTCATGTGCTTTTATTATCGTGTCATAGGGGAGAAGTCGGTTGCTCATGGAACAACACCTCCATTTCTTCTTTCAGCCGCTTTAAGGCAAGCTGGATATGCCGCCCGATTGTGCTGCGTGTCCAGCCGCTTTGTTCTCCGATTTCTTTCTGTGTCAAGTGCTGGAAGTAATACAAAAAGATTTCCTCCTGCGTCTGTTCCGGCAGTTCGACAAGAGCCGCCGCAAGGGAATAGCTATCTAAAAATATCGTCTTCCCCCGGACAGAGAACGGATAAGTTTCGCCATAGTCCGGCACTTGAAAATACTCGTCTGTGGTGCTTAGTTGGACAAACTTTTCTTCGGTCAGATATTCAAGGGAGATTTCCCGTTTCCACCTCGCCGCCAGCATACGGGCAGCGTCAAAGGACGCATGGCGAATAACAATCCGGCAATAGGTATCATGGGTATAGCGGATATGTTCTTGATAGGATTCCTGTTCAGTCATGGAAAATCCCCCTTTCTTCGATTATGGGAAAGGGCGGTAGCACTTTTTACTGTCGCCCCTTGATTACCCACCAGCAAGGACAGACGGGGCTGTCAACGGTGGGCGCAGCCCATTCACTTGCCGTTGACTGGCTCGGCTGATTCTGCTATGGAAAAATATTTATTTTTCAATTTCCTCAATAAGATTTACCATTTCGATTGCACTGACAGCACAATCATATCCCTTATTTCCCACCTTTGTTCCTGCCCTCTCAATCGCCTGTTCAATACTGTCAGTAGTAAGTACACCAAACAGTACGGGTATACCGCTTTCCAGAGAAACAGTAGCAATCCCTTTCGCCACCTCACTGCATACATAGTCATAATGACTGGTTGAGCCGCGAATAACCGCCCCCAAACAAATTATTACGTCATACTTTCCGCTTTTTGCCATTCTGGACGCAATTAGAGGGATTTCAAATGCTCCGGGAACCCACGCCACATGAATATTTTTTTCTTCTACGTCATGACGGAGCAAAGCGTCCATAGCCCCTCCCAACAACTTAGCAGTGATAAATTCGTTAAACCTTGCCGCTACAATCCCAACTTTGATTCCTTTTGACACAAGTTTTCCTTCAAATGTTTTCATATCGTATTTTCCTCCTGCGATTTAGTATTTTAGAATATGTCCCATACGTTTCTGCTTGGTTTTGAGGTATAACAAATCGTGCGCCGTAGCGTCCATTTGGAGCGGAATACGTTCCGTGATTTCAAGCCCAAATTCCGCAAGCTGATAAACTTTATCTGGATTATTCGTTAAAAGCCGCATACTTGATACGCCCAAATCCCGTAAAATCTGTGCGCCGATATAATATTCCCGTTCATCGCCTGAAAAGCCTAATGCAAGGTTTGCTTCTAACGTGTCCATTCCCTGCTCTTGCAGCTCATAGGCACGCAGCTTATTGATAAGCCCGATACCCCGTCCTTCCTGCCGCATATAGAGCAAGATACCCCGTCCCTCTTTTTCAATCTGCGTCATGGCTGAAGCAAATTGCTGTCCGCAATCACAGCGTAGGGAGCCAAAGGTATCACCGGTCAAACATTCCGAATGAACACGGCATAGAATATGTTTCCCATCTCCGATTTCCCCTTTTACAAGAGCAATATGATGTTCTCCATTTAGCTTATTTACAAAACCATATGCGATAAAATCCCCATATTTGGTCGGCATTTTTACAGTTGTTACCCGCTCGACCAAATGGTCATGGCACTTACGGTAATTTTGCAAATCTTGTATGGTAATAAATTTTATTCCAAAACGCTCTGCCAGTTCAAAAAGCTCTGTTGTTCTCATCATCGTTCCATCTTCACGCATGATTTCACAGCATAATCCACATTCTTTTAATCCAGCCAACCGGCATAAATCTACAGTTGCTTCCGTGTGCCCGTTTCTCTCTAACACACCATTTTTCTTTGCAAGCAGTGGAAACATATGTCCAGGTCTACGGAAATCCTCTGGCTTTACATTTTCCTCCACACATGCAAGGGCGGTGATTGAGCGTTCAGCAGCAGAAATTCCGGTAGAAGTTGTTACATGGTCAATAGAAACAGTAAAAGCCGTTTCATGGTTATCGGTATTTCTTTCTACCATTTGCGGAATTTTGAGCTTGCTTACATAGTCCTCTGACATAGGCATACAAATCAGCCCTTTTCCGTAGGTCGCCATAAAGTTAATATTTTCCGTTGTTGCGAATTGTGCTGCGCAGATAAAATCCCCTTCATTTTCCCGTTCCGCATCATCTGTTACTAAAATTATTTTTCCTTTTTTCAAATCTTCAAGTGCCTCTTCGATTTTATGAAACGCTGCCATGCGACATCCTCCTAATAACCATATTTCTCTAAAAATTCCTTTGTGATATGACTGTCCGTGTTCTGTTTGAAAGACAAGAATTTTCCAACATATTTTCCAACTATATCTGCTTCCAGATTGACAGAATCACCCTCTTTTCGCTCATTCAATACTGTTTGTCTGACGGTATGGGGAATCGCTGAAATAGAAAATCTATCTCTGTCGGCTTTGGCAATTGTCAAACTGATACCGTCGATTGCAACAGAACCTTTTTCTACAACATACCTCATGATTTCCGGGTTTGTATGTATGGTAAACCAGACCGCATTATCATCTTTTTGTATGTACACGATTTTGCCTGTGCCATCTATATGTCCGGAGACAATGTGTCCTCCAAATCTTCCGCTTGCCGACATTGCTCGTTCCAGATTCACATGACCACCAGGGATAAGGGCTGCCAGTGCAGAACGGTTTAAGGTTTCGTGCATAACGTCCGCAACAAATGAGCCTGAGTACAGGGCTGTAACAGTTAGACAAACTCCATTTACTGCAATACTATCCCCTATTTTCATATCCTCCAGCACTGTTTTCGCACAAACTTCAAGGACGA
The DNA window shown above is from Blautia hansenii DSM 20583 and carries:
- a CDS encoding helix-turn-helix domain-containing protein, which encodes MSNRLLPYDTIIKAHEGDPIAIQTVLDRYAGYIRYFSKMNGYYNSDMEDYIRTKLIESLFKFRLDR
- a CDS encoding sigma-70 family RNA polymerase sigma factor, coding for MTEQESYQEHIRYTHDTYCRIVIRHASFDAARMLAARWKREISLEYLTEEKFVQLSTTDEYFQVPDYGETYPFSVRGKTIFLDSYSLAAALVELPEQTQEEIFLYYFQHLTQKEIGEQSGWTRSTIGRHIQLALKRLKEEMEVLFHEQPTSPL
- the ribE gene encoding 6,7-dimethyl-8-ribityllumazine synthase; protein product: MKTFEGKLVSKGIKVGIVAARFNEFITAKLLGGAMDALLRHDVEEKNIHVAWVPGAFEIPLIASRMAKSGKYDVIICLGAVIRGSTSHYDYVCSEVAKGIATVSLESGIPVLFGVLTTDSIEQAIERAGTKVGNKGYDCAVSAIEMVNLIEEIEK
- a CDS encoding bifunctional 3,4-dihydroxy-2-butanone-4-phosphate synthase/GTP cyclohydrolase II; its protein translation is MAAFHKIEEALEDLKKGKIILVTDDAERENEGDFICAAQFATTENINFMATYGKGLICMPMSEDYVSKLKIPQMVERNTDNHETAFTVSIDHVTTSTGISAAERSITALACVEENVKPEDFRRPGHMFPLLAKKNGVLERNGHTEATVDLCRLAGLKECGLCCEIMREDGTMMRTTELFELAERFGIKFITIQDLQNYRKCHDHLVERVTTVKMPTKYGDFIAYGFVNKLNGEHHIALVKGEIGDGKHILCRVHSECLTGDTFGSLRCDCGQQFASAMTQIEKEGRGILLYMRQEGRGIGLINKLRAYELQEQGMDTLEANLALGFSGDEREYYIGAQILRDLGVSSMRLLTNNPDKVYQLAEFGLEITERIPLQMDATAHDLLYLKTKQKRMGHILKY
- the ribE gene encoding riboflavin synthase, encoding MFTGIIEEIGTVHKIKKGQLSVVLEVCAKTVLEDMKIGDSIAVNGVCLTVTALYSGSFVADVMHETLNRSALAALIPGGHVNLERAMSASGRFGGHIVSGHIDGTGKIVYIQKDDNAVWFTIHTNPEIMRYVVEKGSVAIDGISLTIAKADRDRFSISAIPHTVRQTVLNERKEGDSVNLEADIVGKYVGKFLSFKQNTDSHITKEFLEKYGY